The genomic window ACCCACAGCATAACGccctctttaaaaagaaatttttcaagaaaGGTTGTCCACAGGGGGATATGGCACCAAAAGCCTCCCTGAGGAAAAGGAACATGAAGACCTGTCTACCTTCCCCAAACCAGTAATGGAGAGCAAAACCCAAGTGAATATGTCAATAGATTCTCCTGTATAATATTTGACACATATATAATACTTAGTATGATGGTATTAAAATAATAGGaaagttttttattcatttaagtaTATTTGGAAAAGTCATTCCCTAATGTTGTCTTGTTTTATATGCTTTTGGTATCGAATATTATCATCCATGGAGTTAACCTTTCAAATGAACAAACTCAGCCcacccttcttctccttctctcaaGTCTTACCTTGCAGCAGGTAGACGAGACAGAGGGGCCTGGATGCTTTCTCCATGCCATGGTGATTTGTTCCACAGATAGAATGGTAGTTTCCAACCTTTGCCCCCAGGGGATTTGAAATTGTCCacaggaggagggaaagggagaccAACACTGCATTGCTCTAGGGACTTCCATCCTCATGTCAGTTACACCAGTTgtgcttttcttgttttttatttcttttttttcttttatatattcaattccatgtaaaaatttgttttaatgaagGGTTCCATTGCTATAATTTGGAAATCTTTGAAGAATGTGCAAGTATATTCCCACAACATTTGAAATTCCTTTGTTACTAAAggtcttttttaatgtttaacttTATGATATAGAAACAAACCTTCCTCTTTAAGTACTCTGTTGCTTAATTATCATTTACATACGAAGATCTCCAAGTGAATAGGCCaaggttaggggatagtattGTATGACTTATTTAGACTCTTAGTTCTGGTTAATAGGACATCTATTGTATGTGGTTGTTGATAAAAATCTTGCTGTTTGCTATACTGAAATTGCTGACTTCTTCTTAGCCACTGTCACTCAGCCTGAGTGTTCACTAGACAAAATACTGTTTATAGAAGGCATTAAGTAACTCCAACCTAAGTACTTCATCATGTTCATATTTAAccagaattataaaatttaaccctttattgatattattttatgGTTATATTGATCATCACATATTTGCTTCTAACCACTggttctttttaaagataaaattactcAACTTTAATAACAAATTATTCAGAAGATTTTATAGTTCATACAGAcaacagtatataaaaataattttaaatgttaactttattattttatgtctcACCAAATAACATACATGTTAATTCATTGAAATTAAAGATTCCATGAGACAAGTTTAAGTTGAATATTCACATTAACTATTTTGTAATGACATTTATCTTAGAATACTATGTTTTTGCTTGTTAAAAACATAGTTGAATAAAATTGTGTCAGACATTTTTAGTAACATGATTTTTGTAGCTTTCAGAACAGAAAGTTCCCTTTTTTCGCCCTACTCTACTATTATTTTAGTATATGACTTAAGAACATACGGTGTCTATTGCACAGTATAAGCATTACAATTTTTATTACTCTTCTATTAGTATCGAATACTAAAATTAGAGTATTCAAGTTTAGAGATGGTTTTTTCATTAGAAAAGTTTGTGCGGTCAATGCGAGAACTAGGACTCCCAATCTTGCTCAGCCAGGACTTcctacaaaagaataaataaataaataaataaattagtgtaTAAAGTATATGTGGATCAGCTGAAATGATCACATAATAGGTATTAATGGGAATTTACTTTTACTATGTAACTTTTGCATagttatatataaatttgtttacattatatatatatatcattctAAGAGTACCACAGAGTATACTATATAACTAAATATACACAAAGAAAAGCTAATAACAAATTAAGTCAATTCCTGATGATTTCATATTAGAATTATTCCCCCCTCTTAAAAGACTCCAAGGCCATTATTACCTAGCTCTTATACTTGAAAggatcaaaatattttaacaaagagattagtaataaaaacaattcaCCATTGCTTTCTCACTACCCAATACATGGTAGGTGTTTTacgtgtgtacatatacacacactcgggaagggagggagagaggttagaggagagagagaataactgaaagaataaataaagaataaacatgattttccaaaaatattaaaataaaattagatgaaTATTTTGTCTATTTAAGTATGGTTTCTTACCACATATATTAGTACAGTGACTGCATTGAAGGatgttaaatgttttgaaaatatttttctgcttatttagTGCAATGGTTTATCTTAATTTATTAGCAACACCCAGGTATCTAATTTATGCATTTGGGCGCTTATCTGAGATACTTCCTATATAATTCAGGCCTATTGTATATTGCTGACACTTGAGATAATACTGTTGAAGATTTTCCAGAATCTTTCTACCTATTAATAATTAGTTGCACTGATAGATTTAGTGGGACTACAGGTTAATAATACAAGGTTGTTTTATACAAATGATGTCTGTTATCCCAGCTGCTGTTGCAGAAACATCCCCTGAGTTTTCTCATATCCCAAAGTTATTTCAGGTTGTGAAGCTAGAGCTGCATACAGCTGTGCAATATGATGTGTAACAAGCATATATAGCCTTGGATTAAAATATTTGCTAGGCCAAAGTTTTCTGATTAGCTGAAAATTACTCTTAATCAGGCTAGAGAAGAATTCCAATGATTCAAATTGCCATTGTGCTTTTTAACCCTTTCTTTGTTGTTTGGGACAGTTTTACTGGGTGAGGTTAATGTTGACTCTTCTTCTTTTAACTCATTTAGTTGaaatcttaaaaatggaaatttcatgtGTTGAAGACTAAAACTCAGTTTCTATGAAAAGGAGCTGATGGCTTCAATTTTACTAGTTGAATCTCCTTGAAGCCTTCTAGGAAATAAAAGCCACAGATAATAatgaaagctaacatttattaagcactattTGTTCAGCACTATGCTAAgttctttacatgtattattccTTTACTCCACAAACAAACCTTGTAAGTCATAGTCTACCATTACTCCCAGGTTATCCATGAGGAAAGAGAAACAcgaatgttaagtaacttgcccagggtggttagcagtggtggtggtgagaGGGAGTGAGATTCTAAGTATATTTTGAAGATATAGTAAGTAGATTTGCTGCCAGATTGGATGTGGGtgtgagaaaaggagaggagTGAAAGATGACACCAGAGTTTTTGGTTTGAGTAACTAATTAGATGAGGTTGTCATTTACCGAAATGGAAAGACTGTGAGAGGAGCAGATTTTGGGGGAAGGGGAATGTTACATTTGAGATGTCTGTTAGACACCCAAGTGAGATGTTGAGTAGGCAGTTGGATCTACAAGTCTAGctagaggaaataaaatttggaatttgTCAGCATAGACAGTATTGAAAGTCATAAGATTGGCTGggatcattaaaaaaatgaatatagatagaaaaaataagaggTCAAATGTTTAAGGGATCAGGAAGCAGAGGAAGAACCAGcaaaagaggagaagaaagcGTCCGGTGAAGTGTGAGAAAAACTAGTGTCCAGGGGGCCAAATGAAGCCCTCAGGAAGCAGAGAGGGATCCACTGGGCCATTGCTGCTGGCAGGTCACGTGAGGTGAGAACTGAGACTTGACCATTGTGCTTAACAATGTGCAGGTCACTGGTGACCCTGACGAGCAGTTTTAGGAGCATGAAAGCCATATTTGAGTGGGCTCAAGAGAAGAAGAGGGGAATTGAAACCAGCGATTCCAAGACTAGAGACTAGTGGGCATAAGAACTGCAGTGACTAAAATCAGGAATTTCTTCACCAGCCAAACGCATGGCCAAGGAGGAGATGGTCATGGTGTTGGCAGACCGAGCTCTGTTTAGCCTGTGGGGAGGCTGGCCACTTTGTGTCATGGCTCCCCCTGTTCCACCCTTGTTGCTAGGAACCACCTTGCCTGACCTAGGAGTGTTCTGGTCGCCTGTCACTTGGCAAGCCGTGAGACCTCACTTTCACATGCTGTTCTTGCAGTTAGCCCTTGATAGGTGTAGCTCAGGTTTGGAGATGGTGGAACTAAGTGTTCTCCTGgtaaaaaaatttcacaaaaagttGTATCTAATGAATGAGGATGTGTGTggaatacatatatgtgtatatatatatataacaatataagggttattaagtatgaactgtctgatttccttaagtactaagttgaCAGTTAAtatctgacattttactttgacatttgttttatttttattgtaaaggtacatcctcagtctttcaaacacacattttggcttgtaattatatttcaaactttttttagagcaatttctgtgaaaccatggataagtcaaaagttCATGTTATTTTTGCATGTGAGTCCTGTCATGGAACAAATACAGTGCTgatagcttgaaatatcaatgaagtgtttgggaagcatgtggctaatgaatgcacagtatgtccatggtttgagaagttccgttctagTGATTTGAATgctgagccacatgggcaacctgagaccaaggtggtaatgatgagctgaaagctgtaggggaagcgaatccatctcaacctacgcattaATTAGCAACaaagtttgatgttactattccaacaatattggaccacttgaaacaaatcagcaaggtaaagaagctggattaAGTGTCCCTGTCTTTCCAAATCCACACCAACAtaatcctgaaattaaaaaaaaaaaaaaaaactggatagATGcattccgcatgaattaaacgagcgtcagCAGAGAAATCacctcgaagcttgcctttctttgcaacataaaggcaaacaatTTCTACAATGTATTGTTACATGGAAGGGAAAACGGATTGTTTTTGACAATggcaagcattcagcacagttggataaagatgaagttgaaacatagtccaaaactgaatattcatcaaaaaaaagctaatggtgtctgtttggtggtgtGGTGCTcgtattatctactacagcttcgtgaaacttggtcagttgattacagtggatgtctacagCAAtcactggatgaaatgatgaggatgcttgtgattaagcagccgatattggtcaatacagacaggccaatcctcttgcaagactacGCTCAatcacatgttgcacaaacaacgctgttCAAACTAcggaagctggacttggaaactcttgtcatctactgtattcaccagaccgtgcaccaactgactaccacttcttacaaggaagaatattcaattctcaagctgtggaaaacaccttttgcgatttcattgccacttgctctctctaggtttctttgctgctggcataaacagctaccattaagatggcaaaattgtgtggatagtttaggtacatacttcgagatataataaactacacttttgaaatcagacatttcatatttaatgaccatatatatatttttcaccaTCCTTAGTGTGAAAGAGCCACATAATCAAACAGTACCAGTTAATTcaatccaataaatatttaaatagcacTTTATGCAAGTCATATTCTAGATACTGGAGGGCATACATAGAGATTTAAAATGGAATTCTTCCCTTAGTATCTTACAATCTAATAGAAGAGTttgtaaagtaataaaaatgactaTAAGGCAGAACATAATAGGGAAGGTGATTTATATAATGGGAGAGAGGAATTGGGGGGTTAACGCTGGTCAAGGTACTCAGACATCTTTGTGATGGCCGTGGCACTTGACCtaagtttttaaggaaaatattagtGTTTTTTTTCAAGTATTAGAATAGGGAATGCCAATTTAAGCATGACAGAAAACcaagaaacataggaaaaatattgataatgttAACTAACTAAAACATCGGCTGGatgcggtggttcatgcctgtaatcctagcattttgggaggccaagtatGAGCAGCGtgagcaaaatagtgagacctcatctctacaaaaaaaaaaaaagaaagaaagaaaaattagccgggcatggtggtgcatgcctttagtcccagctacttgagaggctgaggcaggaggactgcttgaacccaggagtgtgaggttgctgtgagctatgatcatgccactacccTCATGCccagcaacaaagtgagaccctgtctcaaacaaaaaaacaaacaaacaaaaaaacaccaaaacattTGAATGGCCAAAAGAAAGTCTTAAAGCTAAACAAACAGAGAACTGAAAAACTTACATAGAAGATAATcatacaatagaaaaatgggcaaaaacagAAGCAGATGAAAGGGAAATATAAATagccaataaaaatatataaaaactttctcaCTCTTacccatagttttaaaaaaatacaaataaagcaagAATAAGATACCATTTGTCACTTCTGAAATGGCAAAGATTTAAAAGTCTGATACTATCTAGTAGCAGCAGTTAGGGTGTAGGAAAAGAGGCACTTTTCtacattgctgatgagaatgtaaatttgtacagcATCTTGAAAGAGCAACTTGGTACTACCTAACAAATTATTAAATGTCAATGTCTTACCATCACAGGGAGGGTACCCTGGGACATAGGCTCTGAGATGATTAGCATGCAGAAGTTAATTAGGGAGTGCTTTTAGATTTAACAACTTGTGGGAGGCAAGGAAGGGAGACAAGATGGGACTGAGGGAGGAGTCGGGCAGCGATGCACTCTTGATGGAGACCTCAGCCAACACGTGAGGCGCTCTGAAGCTGAGAGACCCTTCAGCATTGACCTGAGTTAAGGTGAGAGGGCTGGGTCTTTATATTGCCCAGGTCAACCAGTCATTAGGGGAGAGGTACCGAGGGAAGGGGATATGGCCTTTAATGAAGAGAGTTTTTTCTGCAATTCCTGCAGAGGGCTGAGTGCTGAGGGCCCTCTTAGAGCAGCCCTCCCAGCATTTGGGAGAATGAGTCCTCCCATCCTGAAAGGGAATCTGAGTGGCAAATCACAGCGTCCACTACACATACTCTCACAAGTGGCCAACAGAACGAATTGAGGATGCAGGCAAAGGAGTGGTAATTGGTGGAACAAGGCCCAGGGCAGTTGACAGGAAGAGGATCAAGAGATAGGTAAACTCATTGgatgtagaaaagaaagaagacagatatCTGTATGGAAGAGAAGGCAATGGGTTAAAAAATTGGACAgcaatttggaaaggaagaaacattcAAACGAAGCTGAAATAGCTTCCGTTTTCTTAGtatgaaggaaggaaggtaatttcctgagaaaaaggggggaggggtggaggtaTAGTTGAGGgattaaataaagtgaaaaggTGGAATAATTGCTATAGAAGTTAACAAATGTTAACTGAAATGAAAGAATTGCTAAAGAGCAATGAGGGCCCTTGAAGTTAGACCAGATGGCCAGGGAGCTGCAAATATACCTGCCTGCAATGCAATGTGTTCCTTAGACACCTGTCCTGCAAGCAAAGTCCAAACCAGTGGGGCCAGGGATCAATGCCTGGGCCAGAGGTTTCTCAATAGGGACAATCCATATTGGAGGGGAAGATTTAACAATTCAATCAGATGTTTCCTGGAGTGCGTGAGGGAGTGTGAGACTCCCCCTTCCCCAGTCTGCAATGGACTTTTCTTTTGCCCTGCTGCTGAGCTCCGCCTTAGGTTTTCTAAGGTGAGCAGAATAAACCACTTAATCAGGAGCTTCTGATGTTGGTATCTTGATATCTTTTCTTTTGGATTGCTCATACTCTCCAGGGAAGGCATATCCAGTTTCCTGCCTAGAGGGTCTGAGTCTGGCTGTACATGTTCTGAGAATGTGGGAAGAAGGTTAAGGGCTCAACATTCAGTGATCGATTTCACTGAATCCCTGTTTTCAGCACTATATCTTTTTCTCAACTATGCCTGTAAGACCGTCTCCAGAGGGTCTGAACTCTGGCTTCTACCTGGGATGAGCAGGGTAGCTGCTCTCCAGGCTGGCATGGGGGAATGAATAACTGCTAATGAAACAGATTTGGAATCAGTCCTCGTATGTTTAGTGCATCACCTTCATGCCCACTTCCAGTGGCCTGAGACTTGGGGGGTTCTCCACTGTGTTAATTGGGCCAGTTCTTGGCCCTCCCCACTGCAGGCTTCCAAGTCAGGTCTGCGTTACCACCTGCTCATCTGCTTTCTGGCTTCCACAGTTTCATTGCTGCAGTTTCTCTCCCATTCTTTGTCCTCGTGGGTGTTTAAACCTcttaaaaaatcctttttcctGATATTTAAGTGGGGTTTAGGCAGGAGAAGAGGTAAATGTATGTGTTCAAAATGTAAGATCT from Eulemur rufifrons isolate Redbay chromosome 19, OSU_ERuf_1, whole genome shotgun sequence includes these protein-coding regions:
- the ACYP2 gene encoding acylphosphatase-2 isoform X2 is translated as MYTEDEAKKIGVVGWVKNTSKGTVTGQVQGPEEKVNSMKSWLSKIGSPSSRIDRTNFSNEKTISKLEYSNFSIRY